One window of Mauremys mutica isolate MM-2020 ecotype Southern chromosome 20, ASM2049712v1, whole genome shotgun sequence genomic DNA carries:
- the LOC123354085 gene encoding vascular cell adhesion protein 1-like isoform X2 yields the protein MTPRCLCLGLTPLVLLCCLPLARPQPCGLSIVPKDPAVAFGGDVVLNCTSTCSSHTSLGWETSVTKVTNNGIGWMSLNISNLTVWDLEPLCYVSSTDITEKARLHVYRFSPPEIHLGAEMVAGQQERITCNVFSLVSGSSPSDINVTLSSGGSTLNESRGSPAVGYSFVAQPTQHGQEIVCRAWLRVGHQVLSDSARATLHVGAPPHNMKVSVERLQFGVGANFTVWCSAEGNPPPEVRWELPSNASVELSDRGWTVTVRSAQRAHNGTYRCRTQNRYGASSGHVDVLVEDSTVPPRSWIVIIAVVLGAIVVLGGVGVWWRVRNG from the exons ATGACACCTCGCTGCCTCTGTCTTGGCCTGACACCGCTGGTTCTGCTCTGCTGCCTGCCTCTGG CGCGCCCGCAGCCATGCGGCCTGAGCATCGTGCCCAAGGACCCGGCGGTGGCGTTTGGGGGTGACGTGGTTCTGAACTGCACCAGCACGTGCTCCAGTCACACCAGCCTGGGCTGGGAGACGTCGGTGACGAAGGTGACGAATAACGGAATCGGCTGGATGTCTCTGAACATCTCCAACCTCACGGTGTGGGACCTGGAGCCCCTGTGCTACGTCAGCTCCACGGACATCACCGAAAAAGCCCGGCTCCACGTGTACC gatTCTCACCCCCCGAGATCCACCTGGGAGCCGAGATGGTGGCCGGCCAGCAGGAGCGAATCACCTGCAACGTCTTCAGCCTTGTGTCCGGCTCCAGCCCCTCCGACATCAACGTCACCCTGAGCAGCGGGGGCAGCACCCTCAACGAAAGCCGTGGCAGCCCGGCCGTGGGGTACAGCTTCGTGGCACAGCCCACGCAGCACGGGCAGGAGATCGTGTGCCGGGCCTGGCTCCGCGTGGGCCACCAGGTGCTGAGTGACAGCGCCAGGGCCACCCTGCACGTCGGGG CCCCGCCCCACAACATGAAGGTCTCCGTGGAGCGGCTGCAGTTCGGGGTCGGCGCTAACTTCACGGTGTGGTGCAGCGCCGAGGGGAACCCCCCGCCCGAGGTGCGCTGGGAGCTGCCCTCCAACGCCAGCGTGGAGCTGTCTGACCGCGGCTGGACGGTGACCGTGCGCTCGGCCCAGCGTGCCCACAACGGGACCTACCGGTGCCGGACACAGAACAGATACGGGGCCAGCTCGGGGCACGTCGATGTGCTTGTCGAAG ACTCCACGGTTCCCCCAAGGTCCTGGATCGTGATCATCGCAGTGGTGCTGGGGGCGATTGTGGTTCTCGGCGGCGTAGGCGTGTGGTGGCGTGTGAGAAACGGGTGA
- the LOC123354085 gene encoding vascular cell adhesion protein 1-like isoform X1: MQLKPQGEGLSYSQDICPEGKVSDTSLPLRARPQPCGLSIVPKDPAVAFGGDVVLNCTSTCSSHTSLGWETSVTKVTNNGIGWMSLNISNLTVWDLEPLCYVSSTDITEKARLHVYRFSPPEIHLGAEMVAGQQERITCNVFSLVSGSSPSDINVTLSSGGSTLNESRGSPAVGYSFVAQPTQHGQEIVCRAWLRVGHQVLSDSARATLHVGAPPHNMKVSVERLQFGVGANFTVWCSAEGNPPPEVRWELPSNASVELSDRGWTVTVRSAQRAHNGTYRCRTQNRYGASSGHVDVLVEDSTVPPRSWIVIIAVVLGAIVVLGGVGVWWRVRNG, translated from the exons ATGCAGCTGAAGCCacagggagaggggctgagtTACAGCCAGGACATCTGCCCGGAGGGGAAAGTCTCGGATACTTCACTGCCTTTAAGGG CGCGCCCGCAGCCATGCGGCCTGAGCATCGTGCCCAAGGACCCGGCGGTGGCGTTTGGGGGTGACGTGGTTCTGAACTGCACCAGCACGTGCTCCAGTCACACCAGCCTGGGCTGGGAGACGTCGGTGACGAAGGTGACGAATAACGGAATCGGCTGGATGTCTCTGAACATCTCCAACCTCACGGTGTGGGACCTGGAGCCCCTGTGCTACGTCAGCTCCACGGACATCACCGAAAAAGCCCGGCTCCACGTGTACC gatTCTCACCCCCCGAGATCCACCTGGGAGCCGAGATGGTGGCCGGCCAGCAGGAGCGAATCACCTGCAACGTCTTCAGCCTTGTGTCCGGCTCCAGCCCCTCCGACATCAACGTCACCCTGAGCAGCGGGGGCAGCACCCTCAACGAAAGCCGTGGCAGCCCGGCCGTGGGGTACAGCTTCGTGGCACAGCCCACGCAGCACGGGCAGGAGATCGTGTGCCGGGCCTGGCTCCGCGTGGGCCACCAGGTGCTGAGTGACAGCGCCAGGGCCACCCTGCACGTCGGGG CCCCGCCCCACAACATGAAGGTCTCCGTGGAGCGGCTGCAGTTCGGGGTCGGCGCTAACTTCACGGTGTGGTGCAGCGCCGAGGGGAACCCCCCGCCCGAGGTGCGCTGGGAGCTGCCCTCCAACGCCAGCGTGGAGCTGTCTGACCGCGGCTGGACGGTGACCGTGCGCTCGGCCCAGCGTGCCCACAACGGGACCTACCGGTGCCGGACACAGAACAGATACGGGGCCAGCTCGGGGCACGTCGATGTGCTTGTCGAAG ACTCCACGGTTCCCCCAAGGTCCTGGATCGTGATCATCGCAGTGGTGCTGGGGGCGATTGTGGTTCTCGGCGGCGTAGGCGTGTGGTGGCGTGTGAGAAACGGGTGA
- the MRPL4 gene encoding 39S ribosomal protein L4, mitochondrial: protein MIRAGSRLWSRGAAARALATSAGRLGLPEVPVPSPHVVDAASQAEKLPLVTPSAPVLRDCHLAIPSHRTAVQAWVESLRHYDDRHVGLADLHPDVFAVMPRVDILHTVAVWQRNYKRISYAKVKTRAEVCGGGKKPWPQKGSGRARHGSIRSPLWRGGGIIHGPRGPTSYYYMLPMKVRVLGLKVALTTKLMQDNLHIVDGLDMPTCDPQYLADLARYRHWGQSVLIVDVNKMPENIMKAAASLKTITLVPALGLNVHSILKHETLVLTLDTVTFLEEKLLWHDSRYTALYPFRLPYGNSP, encoded by the exons ATGATCCGGGCTGGGAGCCGGCTCTGGAGCCGGGGCGCGGCCGCGCGG GCTCTGGCCACCTCTGCCGGCCGGCTGGGGCTTCCCGAGGTGCCCGTACCCTCCCCACACGTGGTGGATGCCGCATCCCAGGCGG AAAAGCTGCCCTTGGTGACCCCCAGCGCCCCTGTCCTGCGGGATTGCCACCTTGCGATCCCCTCTCACCGCACGGCCGTGCAGGCCTGGGTGGAGTCCCTCAGGCACTATGATGACAGACACGTGGGCCTGGCAGACCTGCATCCCGATGTCTTTGCAGTAATGCCCCG gGTCGACATCCTGCACACGGTCGCAGTCTGGCAGAGGAACTACAAGAGGATA AGCTACGCCAAGGTGAAGACGCGAGCGGAGGTGTGCGGCGGGGGCAAGAAGCCCTGGCCGCAGAAGGGCAGCGGCCGGGCCCGGCACGGCAGCATCCGCTCCCCCCTCTGGCGCGGCG GCGGCATCATCCATGGCCCCAGGGGCCCCACCAGCTACTACTACATGCTGCCCATGAAAGTGCGCGTCTTGGGCCTCAAGGTGGCGCTGACGACCAAGCTGATGCAG GACAACCTGCACATTGTGGATGGCCTGGACATGCCGACCTGTGACCCCCAGTACCTGGCAGACCTAGCGCGATACAGGCATTGGGGCCAGTCCGTGCTGATTGTCGATGT caaCAAGATGCCTGAGAACATCATGAAGGCAGCAGCCAGCCTGAAAACCATCACCCTGGTGCCAGCCCTAG GTCTCAACGTGCACAGCATACTCAAGCACGAGACACTGGTGCTCACGCTGGACACGGTCACCTTCCtggaggagaagctgctgtggcaCGACTCCCGCTACACCGCCCTGTACCCCTTCCGGCTGCCCTACGGCAACTCCCCCTAG